One Candidatus Dormiibacterota bacterium genomic window carries:
- a CDS encoding GGDEF domain-containing protein — MKIAEPAMRNVLGIRRVLGLALLLAAVAAVAYLDRSVGGDFDLRLVYFLIVLSGAMLLPRLLALAIAAAVAIVSVGVIGATGTRLIVNGLTHLLMYGYAALLTSNWEQERRRLMRMSRVDELTGLRNLRALQEQLPTWLGPAARTGRRMSVMMMDVDGFKTVNDRLGHGMGNELLKEVANLLRFAVRVGDEPYRFGGDEFVLLLSDADGDGARIVATRIQEIYRSMGQTLRGTDVQVSFSIGIAVFPDDGATPEVLLAHADEALYAAKRSGPGKIARYEASAAA, encoded by the coding sequence ATGAAAATCGCGGAGCCGGCGATGCGCAACGTCCTCGGCATTCGCCGCGTTCTCGGTCTCGCCCTCTTGCTGGCCGCCGTTGCGGCGGTCGCCTACCTGGATCGTTCGGTGGGGGGCGACTTCGACTTGCGGCTTGTCTACTTCCTGATCGTGCTCTCCGGGGCCATGCTGCTGCCGCGACTGTTAGCCCTGGCGATCGCGGCGGCGGTCGCCATTGTGAGTGTCGGGGTCATTGGTGCCACGGGGACGCGGCTGATCGTCAACGGGCTCACCCACCTGCTGATGTACGGATATGCGGCGCTGCTGACGAGCAACTGGGAGCAGGAGCGGCGGCGGCTGATGCGGATGAGCCGCGTCGATGAGTTGACGGGTCTACGCAACCTCCGCGCGCTTCAGGAGCAACTGCCTACATGGCTCGGTCCCGCTGCGCGAACCGGCCGGCGGATGTCGGTGATGATGATGGATGTCGATGGGTTCAAGACGGTCAACGATCGTCTGGGTCACGGCATGGGCAACGAATTGCTGAAAGAAGTTGCCAACTTGCTGCGGTTCGCGGTCCGCGTGGGCGACGAACCGTATCGCTTCGGCGGTGATGAGTTCGTGCTTCTGCTGTCAGACGCCGACGGCGACGGCGCCCGCATCGTCGCCACCCGCATCCAGGAGATCTACCGGTCGATGGGCCAGACGCTGCGCGGAACCGACGTCCAGGTCTCCTTCAGCATCGGCATCGCAGTCTTCCCGGATGACGGCGCGACGCCGGAGGTGCTGCTGGCCCACGCTGACGAAGCCCTCTATGCCGCCAAGCGGTCAGGTCCGGGGAAGATCGCGCGCTACGAGGCCTCGGCGGCGGCCTGA
- a CDS encoding HD domain-containing phosphohydrolase, whose product MPTANVPMRLRRTTLRAAAISFWGLASIVMASNFIGSDLRVNYTTEWIVSGLACGGGVVCWLLPWGQILARRFVPVVFGGIGMLTVSLFATGGTHSHLSVLFLVIVVFAASVFEFRIAVAVLVTAVFAAGLPVVLQGWDGFYARSTVLLAASMVICAYIPALGRKALREENQLAEQRRMQLEESYLSTIEALAAALDAKDRHTEAHSRETAALARAVGRRLGLEDEALRFLEYGALLHDIGKIGIPGYILNKPGPLDDEEAAIMREHPVIGERIVASVSFLARIRPIVRAEHERWDGRGYPDLLAGDQIPIEARIIHACDAFQAMSSDRPYRRARPLDWILKEIRAQAGHQFDPRVADALLRVIESGEVNIAGTAESALHEDRKPLYAHSWTQHLDAIQQLGARLAMVVSVPEVCDTIGRAITTLLPYDQCRIYLLEDDGHTLTPAYFSDTKRAEYEGVTAETLAIQLGEGITGWVGETKQGALVGDTERHPKAVHIPGTSDSNESMLAVPVIFEDRLIGVIVNVKVGINQYTGDHLRLLTILANQAAVSIFNARLIERLAATARTDPLTGLANRRAFEQALEQRLAADAQAPFAVLMLDVDGLKQVNDARGHAAGDAVLKRVASVLGSDLRESDLATRWGGDEFVLLMPGVDQV is encoded by the coding sequence ATGCCAACTGCGAACGTCCCCATGCGGTTGCGTCGTACGACCCTCAGGGCCGCCGCCATTTCCTTCTGGGGATTGGCGAGCATCGTGATGGCATCGAACTTCATCGGCAGCGACCTGCGGGTCAACTACACTACCGAGTGGATCGTCAGCGGCCTCGCCTGTGGCGGCGGGGTGGTCTGCTGGTTGTTGCCCTGGGGACAGATCCTGGCGAGGCGTTTCGTCCCGGTCGTATTCGGCGGCATCGGAATGCTGACGGTGAGTCTCTTTGCGACAGGCGGGACGCACTCGCACCTATCGGTGCTGTTCCTCGTCATCGTCGTCTTCGCCGCGTCGGTTTTCGAGTTTCGGATCGCCGTCGCGGTCCTGGTCACCGCGGTTTTCGCGGCCGGGCTTCCAGTTGTCCTCCAGGGCTGGGACGGCTTCTATGCCCGCTCCACCGTGTTACTGGCAGCGTCCATGGTGATTTGCGCCTACATCCCGGCCCTCGGGCGCAAGGCCTTGCGCGAAGAGAATCAGCTTGCTGAACAGCGTCGCATGCAGCTCGAAGAGAGCTACCTCTCGACCATCGAGGCGCTTGCGGCAGCCCTCGATGCCAAGGATCGCCATACCGAGGCGCACTCGCGAGAGACGGCGGCTCTGGCCAGGGCGGTGGGCCGGCGTCTCGGTCTGGAAGACGAGGCGTTGCGCTTTCTCGAGTACGGTGCACTGCTCCACGACATCGGCAAGATCGGCATCCCAGGCTACATCCTCAACAAGCCCGGTCCGCTCGATGACGAGGAGGCCGCCATCATGCGGGAACACCCCGTAATCGGCGAACGAATCGTTGCGTCGGTTTCGTTCCTCGCGCGCATCCGGCCCATCGTCCGGGCCGAGCACGAGCGCTGGGACGGCCGTGGCTATCCCGACCTGCTCGCCGGAGACCAGATTCCCATTGAGGCTCGAATCATCCATGCCTGTGATGCCTTTCAGGCCATGTCCAGCGACCGGCCATACCGCCGGGCTCGGCCACTGGACTGGATCCTCAAAGAGATCCGCGCCCAGGCGGGTCACCAGTTCGATCCAAGGGTCGCGGACGCCTTGCTGCGGGTCATCGAATCGGGCGAGGTGAACATCGCGGGAACGGCCGAGAGCGCGCTCCACGAGGATCGCAAACCGCTCTATGCCCATTCCTGGACTCAGCACCTCGACGCCATTCAGCAATTGGGCGCCCGGCTGGCAATGGTTGTCAGCGTGCCCGAGGTTTGCGACACCATCGGTCGCGCGATCACCACGTTGCTGCCCTATGACCAGTGTCGGATCTACCTGCTCGAGGACGACGGCCATACCCTCACGCCGGCGTATTTCAGTGATACCAAGCGCGCCGAGTACGAGGGCGTGACCGCGGAAACGCTCGCGATTCAACTGGGCGAGGGCATCACAGGCTGGGTCGGCGAAACCAAGCAGGGCGCATTGGTCGGCGACACCGAGCGACATCCCAAAGCGGTCCACATACCGGGAACCAGCGACAGCAATGAATCGATGCTCGCGGTACCGGTCATCTTCGAGGACCGCCTGATCGGGGTCATCGTCAACGTCAAGGTCGGCATCAACCAGTACACCGGCGACCACTTGCGCTTGCTCACGATTCTCGCGAACCAGGCTGCGGTCTCGATCTTCAATGCTCGCCTGATCGAACGGCTGGCCGCGACGGCGCGAACCGACCCGCTGACCGGACTGGCGAATCGACGTGCCTTCGAGCAGGCGCTCGAGCAGCGGCTCGCCGCCGATGCGCAGGCCCCCTTCGCCGTGCTGATGCTCGACGTGGACGGGCTCAAGCAGGTGAACGACGCTCGTGGCCATGCGGCGGGCGATGCCGTCCTCAAGCGG
- a CDS encoding prepilin peptidase: protein MLDILCNLLGAAFLLPLGMALGSFFEVVLDRLPRGESLLWPPSHCRTCKHRLTADELVPVISYLAQRGRCRACDTRIGRGVPIREALSGLALGLPWAIVGCAYPLVAIGAGIVALLAIWIVRGLRQGRTTSV from the coding sequence TTGCTTGACATCCTGTGCAACCTGCTCGGCGCAGCCTTCTTGCTTCCACTTGGGATGGCCCTCGGCAGCTTCTTCGAGGTGGTTCTCGACCGCCTGCCACGGGGGGAATCCCTGCTCTGGCCGCCGTCGCATTGCCGCACCTGCAAACACCGGCTGACGGCCGACGAACTCGTCCCGGTGATCAGCTACCTGGCCCAGCGTGGCCGCTGCCGGGCGTGTGACACGCGGATCGGGCGCGGCGTGCCCATTCGCGAGGCGCTCAGCGGCCTCGCCCTGGGTCTCCCCTGGGCGATCGTGGGATGCGCCTACCCCCTGGTTGCGATCGGGGCCGGCATCGTGGCGTTGCTCGCCATCTGGATCGTTCGTGGCCTGAGGCAGGGGCGGACGACCTCCGTCTGA
- a CDS encoding histidine triad nucleotide-binding protein: MAEECLFCKIFAREIPAKEVFRDEEIVAFDDIRPVAPTHVLVIPKEHIPTVHDLTSAQAPMLARMVQVANRIADERKIDRDGYRLVFNKGPQAGQTVYHLHLHLFGGRAMGWPPG, from the coding sequence ATGGCTGAGGAGTGCCTCTTCTGCAAGATCTTCGCGCGCGAGATTCCGGCGAAAGAAGTCTTCCGCGATGAAGAGATCGTCGCCTTTGACGACATCCGTCCGGTCGCCCCGACCCATGTCCTGGTGATTCCGAAAGAACATATTCCAACCGTCCACGACCTCACGTCCGCGCAGGCGCCGATGCTCGCCCGGATGGTCCAGGTCGCCAACCGCATCGCCGACGAGCGCAAGATCGATCGGGACGGCTACCGCCTGGTTTTCAACAAGGGGCCGCAGGCGGGACAGACGGTCTATCACCTCCACCTGCACCTATTCGGCGGCCGGGCCATGGGCTGGCCGCCAGGATGA
- a CDS encoding MiaB/RimO family radical SAM methylthiotransferase, translating into MNVSIQTLGCKVNFAEMVELGDRLARSGFTVLDGDEHADICVINSCTVTAQADRKLRTLVHGLRRRHPQAHLILTGCHVDNPNPRVSAVPSVDVAFPNARKREIFDYVSANFAPAAERGSTSFARSRFFLKVQDGCNHRCTYCIVWRTRGVSYSDEEAALIERARRAVADGHGEIVLTGVDLGAFGRDRGEAFAPFVRRLLEAIAPARLRLSSINANDFTPELVELTASPRFCRHLHIPLQSGSDGVLKRMGRLYRRNDYLDLVGALRTHSPDIAVTTDVIVGFPGETDADFADTQAVAADAGLTGMHVFRYSPRAGTAAPRLGLPVHDPVSRDRSHRLQAQADDQRQAYEARFIGRELEVVWDRHLPSRMRGLTDNYITIYAPERGQALGSLARVRPLTRIADGLLCA; encoded by the coding sequence ATGAACGTCTCGATTCAAACACTCGGGTGCAAAGTGAATTTCGCCGAAATGGTGGAGCTTGGCGACCGGCTGGCGCGTTCCGGCTTCACCGTGTTGGATGGCGATGAGCACGCCGACATCTGTGTAATCAACAGCTGCACGGTTACGGCGCAAGCCGACCGCAAGCTTCGAACACTGGTGCACGGGCTCCGGCGCCGGCACCCGCAGGCCCACCTCATCCTCACCGGCTGCCACGTCGACAATCCGAATCCGCGCGTTTCCGCCGTCCCCAGCGTCGACGTGGCGTTTCCAAATGCTCGGAAGCGCGAGATTTTCGACTACGTCTCTGCCAACTTTGCCCCGGCCGCCGAACGAGGATCGACGAGCTTCGCGCGATCTCGCTTCTTCCTCAAGGTCCAGGACGGGTGCAATCACCGCTGCACCTACTGCATCGTCTGGCGCACGCGCGGCGTGTCGTATAGCGACGAGGAAGCGGCCTTGATCGAGCGCGCGCGGCGAGCTGTCGCCGATGGCCATGGAGAAATCGTGCTGACCGGCGTGGACCTGGGCGCCTTCGGCCGCGACCGCGGAGAGGCCTTCGCGCCCTTCGTTCGGCGGCTGCTGGAGGCGATCGCCCCGGCACGCCTTCGCCTCAGTTCGATCAATGCCAACGACTTCACGCCAGAGCTGGTCGAGCTGACCGCATCGCCGCGATTTTGCCGGCATCTCCACATCCCGCTCCAGTCCGGCAGCGACGGCGTACTGAAGCGAATGGGCCGGCTCTACCGGCGTAACGATTACCTCGACCTGGTTGGCGCGTTGCGAACGCACTCCCCCGACATCGCGGTCACCACCGACGTGATCGTCGGTTTCCCTGGTGAGACCGATGCCGATTTCGCGGATACGCAGGCGGTCGCCGCCGATGCCGGGTTGACCGGCATGCATGTCTTCCGCTACTCGCCGCGCGCGGGCACCGCCGCCCCACGGCTCGGCCTGCCGGTGCACGACCCGGTCAGCCGCGACCGCAGCCACCGGTTGCAGGCCCAGGCGGATGATCAGCGCCAAGCCTACGAGGCGCGCTTCATCGGTCGCGAGCTTGAGGTTGTATGGGACCGGCACCTCCCTTCCCGCATGCGCGGCCTGACCGACAACTACATCACGATCTATGCGCCCGAGCGAGGGCAGGCGCTGGGCAGCCTTGCCCGCGTGCGTCCGCTGACCCGCATCGCCGACGGCCTGCTCTGCGCGTAA
- a CDS encoding 16S rRNA (uracil(1498)-N(3))-methyltransferase, which translates to MFWTFVDASMISEGRVRIEGEKGHHLARVLRVRPGERGVAVSEGTEFEIEVAEVDGSHVVGRVVGERSVQGEPHLGITLLQAVLPNPDFDAVIEGGTAVGIGRFVAVQSERSVARPAPQRLARWQAVAGSAAEQSHRGQVPKVVGPVSLPVALGQAGDARLLVLEPSASVPLLRAIDGSHAYTLAVGPEGGWSNAELSLMRERDGVMVNLGPRILRARLAPVVAAAILVQQR; encoded by the coding sequence ATGTTCTGGACCTTCGTCGATGCGTCCATGATCTCGGAGGGGAGGGTCCGAATCGAGGGAGAGAAAGGGCACCACCTGGCGCGCGTCCTTCGGGTTCGCCCGGGGGAGCGCGGGGTCGCCGTGTCCGAGGGAACGGAATTCGAGATCGAGGTCGCCGAGGTGGACGGTAGTCATGTCGTTGGGCGAGTCGTCGGCGAACGATCCGTGCAGGGTGAGCCCCACCTGGGAATCACACTCCTGCAGGCGGTGTTGCCGAACCCGGACTTCGACGCCGTGATCGAAGGCGGCACAGCGGTCGGGATCGGACGCTTCGTCGCGGTGCAGTCCGAGCGGTCTGTTGCCCGACCGGCGCCGCAACGCTTGGCACGCTGGCAGGCGGTCGCCGGCTCGGCCGCCGAGCAGAGCCATCGTGGTCAGGTTCCCAAGGTTGTCGGTCCGGTGTCGTTACCGGTGGCGCTGGGGCAAGCGGGCGATGCGCGGTTGCTCGTACTCGAGCCATCAGCATCGGTCCCCCTACTGCGGGCGATCGACGGATCTCACGCGTATACCCTTGCGGTCGGCCCCGAGGGCGGCTGGAGCAACGCCGAACTGTCCCTGATGCGCGAGCGCGACGGGGTCATGGTCAATCTCGGCCCACGCATCCTTCGCGCGCGCCTTGCTCCGGTCGTCGCCGCTGCTATCCTCGTCCAACAGCGATGA